CGGCAAACGCATCAACGGCATGGACACGGAAAGCATCGTCCGTTTAGGCGTCTCCTACGTGCCGGAAAACAGGGCGGTCTTTCATGAGCTTAGCGTGCAGGACAACCTGATCATGGGCGCACACATCCGAAAAGACCGGCGCGCTCTAAAAACCGACCTGGAACGGATATACGCGTTTTTTCCCATCCTGGCGGACAGAATCAACCAGCCGGCCGGAACTCTTTCCGGCGGAGAACAGCAAATGCTGGCCATAAGCCGGGCCATGATGTCCAGGCCGCGCCTGCTGCTTTTGGACGAACCCTCTTTGGGGCTTTCACCGTTTCTCGTCCGAAAAATATTCCAAATTATACGGATCATCCGGAACCAGGGCGTGACCATTTTACTTGTGGAACAGAATGTGCGTAAAGCTCTGGCGATTTCAGATTACGCCGTGGTTATGGAAAGCGGCAGGCTTGTCAGCGCAGGGCCAAGCGCTGACTTGAAAAACGATCCAAGGATAAAAGAGTTCTACCTGGGATTAAATTTCCGTGAAACGCAGGAACCTCCCTGCTAATCAGGGATCGTTCTTACGGCGTACCGGCGGCTCCCTGCTTGGTTTATCCATAAAACTTCGAGTCTGTAAAAAAGCGGACCTCCATGAAAAGCATTTGATCGTTTTAAGGAGGGGGGCGACGGAAACTCGATTTATTCCATTTGCCAACTGATTGATAATAAAGTTAATTGAAAAGATGCTGGATCAAAGGGCGGGGCGTTGAGGGGACTGGCGGCAAGCCTTTGCATCCGCTTTTTACTCCCTTGCGGGGATAAGATATTCATGAATTTTTCTTGTTTGGCTGATCATGATTGACGAGGGCCGCCCGGTGAAATATGCTTAAGAATTGAAGGTATTAAATTTATGCCTGCAGCGTCCTGTTCATTGCCTGCTGATTACGAGCGAAACGCCTCGGCTGCCGAATAGGTCCATCCAGGTGAAGTCGTTTGAATTTTTGCCTGAAAAGTTGTACGAATAAGAGTTTGAAGCTGCTCCCGCCGTTGCAGTTGGGCAAGGCTCCGTCACGCGGGCTTTTGCCTGTCTAATCGAGGGAATACATACTGGTGAAGAATCATAGAAAGGAAGGGACGAGCTATGGAATTGACTGTGGTGCAGTCGAGTGACGCTTATACCCATCTGGCATTGGCCGGCAGGCTGGATGTCGCGGGCGAACAGGCTGTTGGGACGGAATTTGCCGCTTATGCAGGCGCCGGAAAGTCCCTGATCGTTGACTTGAGCCAGGTTTCTTTCTTGGCTTCCCTGGGCATCAGGATGCTTTTTCAGGGCGCGAAAACGCTGTTTGCCGGGGGCGTAAAAATGGTTTTGTTAAATCCCCAGCCTTTGGTGGAGGAAATCCTGCAGACCGCCGGTCTGACGGAGCTCATGCCTATCACCCACGACGAAGGCGAAGCCCAGACCATCGCAAAGGGATAGCACCTTCCCTTGGCAATTCGCGTTGGCTTTAGCGGCGTTATCGTGAATCACTAACTTGCCGCGCCCGCCCCGGCGGGATTTGGCATGGAAGGGGATGCAGGCTGTGCTATGGCCCGGGTTTTGGAAATTGCTTTAAAAAGCGACTATGATGAGCTTGGACGCATTTGTATATCCGTCAATGAGTTTCTTGAGTCTCATGAACTTAGTCCAAGGGTGCTGTACGGCGTCAATTTGGCCCTTGAAGAAATTCTGACCAATATTTTCAAATACGGTTATGACGACGAGTGCAAGGACCACGATATCTCCGTGCGCCTGGAAGTGGAGGGGCCGGGAGTTTCCGTGCAGATCGTCGACGACGGAAACAGCTTCGACCTGGAACAAGCCCCGGAGCCGGATTTATCCACTCCCATATCGGAACGCACCATCGGCGGCCTTGGCATCCACCTGGTTCGCAATATGCTGGACACAATAAATTACCAGCGGGTGGACGATAAGAATATTATAGAACTTAGCATCAAGGGAGAGGCCGCTTGCAGCGGTAAAGATTAGTCATGGAA
The Desulfatibacillum aliphaticivorans DSM 15576 DNA segment above includes these coding regions:
- a CDS encoding ABC transporter ATP-binding protein, producing the protein MIASLELKDVQARYGLIQAVRGASFAVRRGSVTGLLGNNGAGKSTLLKTVMGLIPGQPQKGEILLDGKRINGMDTESIVRLGVSYVPENRAVFHELSVQDNLIMGAHIRKDRRALKTDLERIYAFFPILADRINQPAGTLSGGEQQMLAISRAMMSRPRLLLLDEPSLGLSPFLVRKIFQIIRIIRNQGVTILLVEQNVRKALAISDYAVVMESGRLVSAGPSADLKNDPRIKEFYLGLNFRETQEPPC
- a CDS encoding STAS domain-containing protein; translated protein: MELTVVQSSDAYTHLALAGRLDVAGEQAVGTEFAAYAGAGKSLIVDLSQVSFLASLGIRMLFQGAKTLFAGGVKMVLLNPQPLVEEILQTAGLTELMPITHDEGEAQTIAKG
- a CDS encoding ATP-binding protein, encoding MEGDAGCAMARVLEIALKSDYDELGRICISVNEFLESHELSPRVLYGVNLALEEILTNIFKYGYDDECKDHDISVRLEVEGPGVSVQIVDDGNSFDLEQAPEPDLSTPISERTIGGLGIHLVRNMLDTINYQRVDDKNIIELSIKGEAACSGKD